The following coding sequences lie in one Deltaproteobacteria bacterium genomic window:
- a CDS encoding GNAT family N-acetyltransferase — METSASRVTIRPADLDRAGDADALYEILDAYAREPGGQNAPLAAGAREALVPGLRAHPQIFVLLACLDERPVGAAVCFFGFSTFAGRDFLNVHDLAVLPAQRGRGIGRALLEDAERRARARGCCKMTLEVHQTNTGAQKLYREFGFGGWEAPTFFVTKRL; from the coding sequence ATGGAGACGAGTGCGAGTCGCGTCACGATCCGCCCGGCGGATCTCGATCGCGCGGGCGACGCGGACGCGCTCTACGAGATCCTCGACGCGTACGCGCGCGAGCCGGGCGGACAGAACGCGCCGCTCGCGGCCGGCGCCCGCGAGGCGCTGGTGCCCGGGCTGCGCGCGCACCCGCAGATCTTCGTGCTGCTCGCGTGTCTCGACGAGCGGCCGGTGGGTGCCGCGGTCTGCTTCTTCGGCTTTTCGACCTTCGCCGGCCGGGACTTCCTGAACGTCCACGATCTGGCGGTGCTTCCCGCGCAGCGCGGTCGCGGCATCGGGCGCGCGCTGCTCGAGGACGCCGAGCGCCGCGCCCGAGCGCGCGGCTGCTGCAAGATGACGCTCGAGGTGCACCAGACGAACACCGGCGCGCAGAAGCTGTACCGCGAGTTCGGCTTCGGCGGCTGGGAAGCGCCGACGTTCTTCGTCACCAAGAGGCTCTGA